The following coding sequences lie in one Prevotella nigrescens genomic window:
- a CDS encoding membrane protein: protein MTKEKFFGGMGWAGMVTSILMYVFYFPQILNNLDGHKGTFIQPFMAGINCTLWVCYGFFKEKRDWPLVIANVPGIIFGFVAAFTAL from the coding sequence ATGACAAAGGAAAAGTTTTTCGGAGGTATGGGCTGGGCAGGTATGGTTACATCGATATTGATGTACGTGTTCTACTTCCCACAAATCCTGAACAATTTAGATGGACACAAGGGCACTTTCATACAGCCTTTCATGGCAGGAATAAACTGTACGCTGTGGGTTTGCTATGGTTTCTTCAAGGAAAAACGCGACTGGCCTCTCGTCATTGCCAACGTTCCGGGCATTATTTTCGGCTTCGTTGCAGCGTTTACGGCACTGTAA
- a CDS encoding M64 family metallopeptidase has translation MRKINLLLLFLLAGTFAFAQDFQHFFKDATLRLDYNFAGNANHQTIAVDELCHIPRWYGKKQRLSELPVEGNGQITVRDHRTKAVLFRNSFSTLFQEWLTYDEAKTTSKSFENVFLVPFPKDTVDITVELFDNRRQATASLTHTVVPTDILIRHIGEKHVTPYTTLQTAADTTRCIHIAYVAEGYTEAEMPAFINDCRTAMEALFAHEPFKSLRNRFNVVAVKSPSAESGTSNPGKGIWKNTALHSNFNTFYSDRYLTTLHLKTLHNWLAGTPYEHIIILVNTENYGGGGILNSYNLSMVRHPAFKPVVVHEFGHSFAGLGDEYGYGDIPMYPKDIEPWEPNLTTLVDLKSKWGDLIKPGTPVPTPQPADLDKPGANQKNWKIGAYEPAGYTKHGVYRAFPDCRMRTNQNPNFCKVCQRAITRMVKFYTE, from the coding sequence ATGAGGAAAATAAATCTGCTGCTGCTCTTCCTGCTCGCCGGCACATTTGCTTTTGCGCAAGACTTCCAGCACTTTTTCAAAGATGCAACGCTGCGTTTAGACTACAATTTTGCCGGAAACGCAAACCATCAGACCATTGCCGTAGACGAACTCTGCCATATTCCACGATGGTATGGCAAGAAACAAAGGCTAAGCGAGCTACCCGTGGAAGGCAACGGACAAATTACGGTGCGCGACCATCGCACGAAGGCTGTTCTCTTCCGCAACTCTTTCTCCACACTTTTCCAGGAATGGCTTACCTACGACGAAGCCAAGACCACTTCGAAGTCGTTCGAGAACGTCTTCTTGGTGCCTTTCCCGAAAGATACCGTAGACATTACGGTGGAACTGTTCGACAACCGCCGGCAGGCAACGGCATCGCTTACGCACACCGTAGTGCCCACCGACATACTGATACGGCATATAGGCGAGAAGCACGTAACACCCTACACAACATTGCAGACGGCTGCCGACACCACACGCTGCATACACATTGCCTACGTGGCGGAAGGCTATACCGAAGCCGAGATGCCCGCCTTCATAAACGATTGCCGCACAGCCATGGAAGCCTTGTTTGCCCACGAACCGTTTAAATCGCTGCGAAACCGCTTCAACGTGGTGGCTGTCAAGTCGCCGTCGGCAGAAAGTGGCACGTCCAATCCAGGCAAGGGCATCTGGAAGAACACGGCTTTGCACTCCAACTTCAATACCTTCTACAGCGACAGATACCTTACGACGCTGCACCTGAAAACCCTCCACAACTGGCTGGCAGGTACTCCTTACGAACACATTATTATATTGGTGAACACCGAAAACTATGGCGGCGGAGGCATATTGAACTCGTACAACCTCTCCATGGTGCGGCACCCAGCTTTCAAACCGGTGGTGGTGCACGAGTTCGGACACTCTTTTGCAGGGCTTGGCGACGAGTATGGCTACGGCGACATACCCATGTATCCGAAAGATATAGAGCCGTGGGAACCCAACTTAACCACATTGGTGGACCTAAAGTCGAAGTGGGGCGACCTTATCAAGCCCGGAACGCCTGTGCCCACACCGCAACCAGCCGACTTGGACAAGCCTGGTGCAAACCAAAAGAACTGGAAAATAGGCGCATACGAGCCGGCAGGCTACACCAAACACGGCGTTTACCGTGCCTTTCCCGACTGCAGAATGCGCACGAACCAAAATCCGAACTTCTGCAAGGTGTGCCAACGTGCCATTACACGAATGGTTAAGTTCTATACGGAATAG
- a CDS encoding Gfo/Idh/MocA family protein, whose product MKHISWGFIGLGEATERKSGAAFNAVTESHVEAVFSRSAHDARTYANLYGVPHWYTDAQSMIENPNVNAIYIATPPSAHAAYAIMAMRAGKPCLIEKPLASSYEDCVRINRVAEQTGVPCFVAYYRRYLPYFRTVRDILRHGVIGKVLSIQIRFAVPANELDNDGNKDDRPWRLQPQEDGRGYFYNLAPHQFDLLQYLFGIIVKAHGYTANRTGHYKVEDTVNAVFRFEDGLCGSGSWSFAAHESAKEDSMEIYGTEGRIVFSVYDYEPITLYTSEGMKSFDIKNPHYVQEPLIRAVVQDLQGYGKCEINSVEATPTNWVMDRILGKY is encoded by the coding sequence ATGAAGCACATCTCTTGGGGATTTATTGGTCTGGGAGAGGCAACGGAACGCAAGTCGGGCGCTGCTTTCAATGCCGTTACCGAGTCGCATGTGGAAGCCGTATTCAGCAGGAGCGCACACGATGCCCGCACCTATGCCAACCTGTATGGCGTGCCCCACTGGTACACCGATGCGCAATCGATGATAGAAAACCCCAATGTCAATGCCATATACATAGCCACTCCTCCCTCGGCACACGCTGCATACGCCATCATGGCAATGCGTGCGGGCAAGCCGTGCCTCATAGAAAAGCCCTTGGCATCGTCGTACGAGGACTGCGTTCGCATTAATCGTGTAGCCGAACAAACGGGGGTTCCCTGCTTCGTAGCCTACTATCGGCGCTATCTGCCTTACTTTAGAACCGTGAGAGACATATTGAGGCACGGTGTCATCGGCAAGGTTCTCAGCATTCAGATACGCTTTGCCGTACCCGCAAACGAGCTCGACAACGATGGGAATAAGGACGACAGACCCTGGCGACTGCAGCCTCAGGAAGACGGCAGGGGCTATTTCTACAACCTTGCACCCCACCAGTTCGACCTGCTCCAGTATCTGTTCGGCATCATTGTCAAGGCACATGGCTACACGGCAAACCGTACGGGGCACTACAAAGTGGAAGATACGGTGAACGCCGTGTTTCGATTCGAGGACGGACTTTGCGGCAGTGGGTCGTGGAGTTTTGCCGCTCACGAAAGTGCAAAAGAGGACAGCATGGAGATATATGGCACGGAAGGGCGCATTGTCTTCTCGGTTTACGACTACGAACCGATTACGCTTTACACCAGCGAAGGCATGAAAAGTTTCGACATAAAGAACCCGCACTATGTGCAGGAACCACTTATCAGAGCTGTGGTACAAGACCTTCAGGGATATGGAAAATGCGAAATAAACAGTGTAGAGGCTACGCCTACCAACTGGGTAATGGACAGAATATTAGGCAAATACTAA
- a CDS encoding DUF4421 domain-containing protein, whose amino-acid sequence MVGKNITVCLLLLIFAIAMKAEDSKETTHKGITRQCPDSVIWQRPDTGRHTRKHKPDRPGKSLNVVGGIDTTYIELQKYNFTVMAQNTNNFEMYALSSRESHRLTLAPEPTVRIGPYAGWRWIFLGYTIDIKNPFFNGAKQKRKEFDLSLYSAKIGIDLYYRKTGKDFKIRSLSMGGKIDTHPMEGMEFDGVETTVKGFNVYYIFNHQHFSYPAAFSQSTIQRKSAGSPLIGIGYTKHTLRIDWPEFYRLAYKYLKMKGRYEDVEQSLEREELRYTNFTVSGGYAYNYVFARNWLLAGSAMLGLAYKHNGGKIVEENSSKFRIITHNIDLDGIARFGVVWNNMKWYAGSSIILHAFNYHRNGLSTTNLFGNMNIYVGMNFGRRGKSKKI is encoded by the coding sequence ATGGTCGGCAAGAACATTACCGTCTGCTTGCTTTTGCTGATTTTTGCAATCGCAATGAAAGCCGAAGACAGCAAGGAAACGACACACAAGGGGATAACAAGACAATGCCCGGACAGCGTGATATGGCAGCGTCCGGACACGGGCAGGCATACACGCAAACACAAACCGGACCGCCCCGGGAAGTCTCTGAATGTGGTTGGTGGAATTGACACTACCTATATAGAACTGCAAAAATATAACTTTACCGTGATGGCACAGAACACAAACAACTTTGAAATGTATGCTCTGAGCAGCCGGGAAAGTCACCGTCTGACACTCGCACCCGAACCAACAGTGCGCATCGGACCCTATGCCGGGTGGCGATGGATATTTCTTGGATATACCATCGACATTAAAAACCCTTTCTTTAACGGAGCGAAACAAAAACGGAAAGAGTTCGATTTGAGTTTGTATAGCGCAAAAATAGGTATCGATTTATACTATCGGAAGACGGGAAAAGACTTTAAGATACGCAGCTTGTCGATGGGTGGGAAAATAGATACGCACCCTATGGAAGGCATGGAGTTCGACGGTGTGGAGACAACCGTAAAGGGCTTCAATGTCTATTACATATTCAATCATCAGCATTTCTCCTATCCTGCCGCCTTCAGCCAGAGCACAATACAACGCAAATCGGCTGGAAGTCCGCTCATTGGCATAGGTTATACGAAACACACGCTGCGCATTGACTGGCCCGAATTTTACAGATTAGCCTACAAATACCTAAAAATGAAGGGACGATACGAAGACGTTGAGCAGTCGTTAGAACGCGAGGAACTGCGCTACACCAACTTTACCGTAAGTGGCGGATATGCTTACAACTACGTGTTTGCACGCAACTGGCTGCTGGCAGGGTCGGCAATGCTGGGCCTGGCATACAAACACAATGGGGGAAAGATAGTGGAAGAGAACTCGTCGAAGTTCCGAATAATAACTCACAACATCGATCTCGATGGCATAGCACGCTTCGGAGTGGTATGGAACAACATGAAATGGTATGCCGGGTCAAGCATTATTTTACACGCATTCAACTACCATCGCAACGGACTTTCTACCACAAACCTGTTCGGAAACATGAATATCTACGTGGGAATGAACTTTGGCAGACGTGGGAAATCTAAGAAAATATAA